Proteins encoded in a region of the Streptomyces sp. PCS3-D2 genome:
- a CDS encoding ABC transporter ATP-binding protein, whose protein sequence is MTAPAGSLLAATGLRKAYGTTTALDDAEFSIHPGEVVAVMGPSGSGKSTLLHCLAGIVPPDSGSIVYAGRELTSMSDAERSALRRTEFGFVFQFGQLVPELTCVENVALPLRLTGAKRREAERTALHWMEQLQVEDLGAKRPGEISGGQGQRVAVARALVTGPRVIFADEPTGALDSLNGELVMQLLTEAARSANAAVVLVTHETRVAAYSDREIVVRDGRSRDMERIV, encoded by the coding sequence ATGACGGCCCCGGCCGGCTCCCTGCTCGCCGCCACCGGCCTGCGCAAGGCGTACGGGACCACCACCGCCCTCGACGATGCCGAGTTCTCCATCCACCCCGGCGAGGTCGTCGCCGTCATGGGCCCCTCCGGCTCCGGCAAGTCCACCCTGCTGCACTGCCTCGCCGGGATCGTGCCGCCCGACTCCGGCTCCATCGTCTACGCCGGCCGCGAGCTCACCTCCATGAGCGACGCGGAGCGCAGCGCCCTGCGCCGCACCGAGTTCGGCTTCGTCTTCCAGTTCGGGCAGCTCGTACCGGAGCTGACCTGCGTGGAGAACGTCGCCCTCCCGCTGCGCCTGACCGGCGCCAAGCGCAGGGAGGCCGAACGCACCGCCCTGCACTGGATGGAACAGCTCCAGGTGGAGGACCTCGGCGCCAAACGGCCCGGCGAGATATCCGGCGGTCAGGGCCAGCGGGTGGCCGTCGCCCGTGCCCTCGTCACCGGCCCCCGGGTGATCTTCGCCGACGAGCCCACCGGCGCCCTCGACTCCCTCAACGGCGAACTCGTCATGCAGCTGCTCACGGAGGCCGCCCGGTCCGCGAACGCCGCCGTCGTCCTCGTCACCCACGAGACGCGCGTGGCCGCCTACTCCGACCGCGAGATCGTGGTGCGCGACGGCAGGTCCCGCGACATGGAGCGGATCGTATGA
- a CDS encoding PadR family transcriptional regulator: MSIGHTLLGLLEAGPRHGYDLKRAFDEKFGHDRPLAYGQVYSTMSRLLKNGLVEVDGIESGGGPDRKRYAITDAGITDVETWLSQPEKPDPYLHSTLYTKVVLALLTGRRADELLDTQRAEHLRLMRVLTTRKRKGDLADQLVCDHALFHLEADLRWLELTAARLGRLAQEVRR; this comes from the coding sequence ATGTCCATCGGTCACACCCTCCTGGGCCTCCTCGAGGCCGGCCCGCGCCACGGCTACGACCTGAAGCGGGCCTTCGACGAGAAGTTCGGCCACGACCGCCCCCTCGCCTACGGCCAGGTCTACTCGACCATGTCCCGGCTGCTGAAGAACGGCCTCGTGGAGGTCGACGGCATCGAGAGCGGCGGCGGCCCCGACCGCAAGCGGTACGCCATCACCGACGCCGGCATCACGGACGTCGAGACCTGGCTCTCCCAACCGGAGAAGCCGGATCCGTACCTCCACTCCACCCTCTACACGAAGGTCGTCCTCGCCCTGCTCACCGGCCGCCGCGCCGATGAACTGCTCGACACCCAGCGGGCCGAGCACCTGCGCCTGATGCGGGTGCTGACGACCCGCAAGCGCAAGGGCGACCTCGCCGACCAGCTCGTCTGCGACCACGCCCTGTTCCACCTCGAAGCGGACCTGCGGTGGCTGGAGCTCACCGCCGCCCGCCTCGGCCGGCTCGCCCAGGAGGTACGCCGATGA